The following coding sequences lie in one Schistocerca serialis cubense isolate TAMUIC-IGC-003099 chromosome 12, iqSchSeri2.2, whole genome shotgun sequence genomic window:
- the LOC126428045 gene encoding piggyBac transposable element-derived protein 3-like isoform X1, with translation MMTKIILMHRTQMLKTIIPSEWVFSEKSDIRWRRKSPTLQNTPIGEDQYSVQPSECDMTPIEYFSEYISHACLENMVEKTNMYALQHGKTFTPTNVTEIKAFLGLHIIMGCLKYPRVRMYWDSALHLDPFVESMSRERFFQLRSNFHVIDNFARPENCKDKFYKVRPIYDCIRRRCLELQTEEELCVDEQMIPFKGHLGVKQYCKGKPKPWGIKLFLLCGRSGLCYDFLLYQGDTPEISNKFVRKFGLGASIVLKLVERINREHAYLYFDNFFTTFNLLEILKIKYIYAAGTARLCRMPNVPFTSDKDLKKKGRGFSEEVVSMNEALIMCKWFDNRPVVLASNFVGCGSQDEVQRWEKSRKTYVSVSQPEVVRCYNHAMGGVDKIDMLISMYRIFIKPRKWTLRMLFHAVDLACVNSWLEYKRNTESLGEKETMDLLHFKMRIGEALVKMGTSTKVKRGRPSSDLQDIKAKRARTEIRPAPEIRNDLTGHFPGYHDNTEASRCKMPSCKNKTHVFCEKCNVHLCFVKGRNCFKMFHNAGCNNR, from the coding sequence ATGATGACCAAAATCATACTTATGCACAGGACTCAAATGTTGAAGACTATTATTCCATCTGAGTGGGTGTTTAGTGAAAAAAGTGATAttagatggagaagaaaatcgCCTACACTCCAAAACACACCTATAGGTGAAGACCAGTATTCAGTGCAGCCATCAGAGTGTGATATGACACCCATTGAATATTTTTCAGAGTACATTTCTCATGCTTGCTTAGAAAATATGGTTGAAAAAACCAACATGTATGCATTGCAACACGGGAAAACATTTACACCGACAAATGTAACGGAAATAAAGGCTTTCCTAGGACTTCATATAATTATGGGATGCTTGAAATACCCCAGAGTTAGAATGTATTGGGATTCAGCATTGCATTTAGATCCCTTTGTGGAAAGTATGTCAAGAGAGAGATTTTTCCAACTGAGATCAAATTTCCATGTAATTGACAATTTCGCAAGGCCAGAAAATTGCAAAGACAAATTTTACAAAGTGAGACCCATTTATGATTGTATTAGACGTAGATGTTTGGAACTACAGACTGAGGAAGAATTGTGTGTTGACGAGcaaatgattcctttcaaaggtcatTTAGGAGTAAAGCAGTATTGTAAGGGAAAGCCAAAACCTTGGGGtataaaactgtttttattatgtGGAAGAAGTGGTCTGTGCTATGACTTTCTGTTGTACCAAGGAGATACTCCAGAAATCTCAAACAAGTTTGTAAGAAAGTTTGGTTTAGGGGCATCTATTGTTCTAAAACTTGTTGAGAGAATTAACAGGGAacatgcttatttatattttgataatttcttcacaacattcaacttactagaaatattaaaaataaaatatatatatgcaGCAGGAACAGCAAGACTATGTCGCATGCCAAATGTACCTTTCACCAGTGATAAGGATTTGAAAAAGAAAGGGCGTGGTTTTTCTGAAGAAGTGGTGAGCATGAATGAAGCATTGATAATGTGTAAATGGTTTGACAACAGACCAGTAGTTCTGGCATCAAATTTTGTAGGATGTGGTAGTCAAGATGAAGTACAGCGCTGGGAAAAATCAAGAAAGACATATGTTTCTGTCTCACAGCCTGAAGTTGTACGTTGTTACAACCATGCTATGGGTGGCGTTGACAAAATAGATATGTTAATTAGCATGTATAGGATTTTTATTAAACCTAGAAAATGGACATTGAGAATGTTGTTCCATGCTGTAGATTTAGCGTGTGTGAACAGTTGGTTGGAATACAAAAGAAATACTGAATCACTGGGAGAGAAAGAGACAATGGATTTACTTCATTTTAAGATGAGAATAGGAGAGGCTCTTGTAAAAATGGGCACTAGTACCAAAGTGAAACGTGGCAGACCCAGTAGTGATTTACAGGACATAAAAGCAAAAAGAGCAAGAACTGAGATTCGTCCGGCACCAGAGATTCGGAATGATCTTACTGGACATTTTCCTGGGTACCATGATAATACAGAAGCTTCAAGGTGTAAAATGCCTAGTTGTAAGAATAAAACTCATGTCTTTTGTGAGAAATGTAATGTTCATCTATGTTTTGTCAAAGGAAGGAATTGTTTCAAAATGTTCCACAATGCAGGATGTAACAACCGTTGA